Below is a genomic region from Bacillus mycoides.
TTAATTATTGGAGATCCACCTGAACCTGTGATGCTTGAGAGGAATAGCCAAGAATTTTATTTACTGCAACGCATTCAAGATGAAGTGCATAGATTTGCAATTACATTCCATCGCCAGTTGCACGGGAAATCGGTCATTCAATCAGCATTGGATGATATTCCAGGAATCGGCGATAAACGAAAAAAGGTATTGTTAAAACATTTTGGCTCGTTAAAAAAGATGAAAGAAGCTTCCATAGCTGAATTTGTCGAAGCAGGTATGCCGAAAAATGTTGCAGAGATGATATATACTTATTTAACAGATAAGAAGACGTTGTAGTTTACAACGTCTTCTGTTTTTTGGTATAATTTCTGAAGATTTAAAATAAACTCATCTGAATGAATATACAAAAAAGTCAACTAAACTTATATGTCTAGTTGACTGTAGGTAGATGCTACACTTCAATGAGATCTTTTATATCCCATTTAACAAGAAATGTAATAGAGTCTGAACGCTTTTTCTGTTCCTCATAGGACTCTGCAACGACGTTTCTTTGTCTTTGAATTTGCTCGGCGATAAATCCAGCTTCTAATTGATAAGATGAATGTCTTTTTTGTTTTTGACGCTCAGTAATAAGTGTACCTTTAAGTTGAAACTGCATTTCACGACGTTTATGTTCAATGATGCTTAAAGTGCCCCAACCAGCTTTTTCAAAAAACTGAATGACTTCTTCAATTGTTTCTAGCGGATATTTTCTCGCAAGGTTTCTACCGGCCCAGTATAAAATACCATCTAAATCGTTACCAATTAAATCAGGTAGTAATTCTTCACGTAGCAATTCATAAGCGAAGGCGTTCAATGAAACATCTTCTAAAGATGTTATATCGATTGTATTTTTGCTCACAATATTCCCCTCTTTCTATAGGGATTATTATATAACATTTTTCATTTATAAAAATAGATTTTTCTTTGGGGAAATCTGAATATATAAGAAAAAAAAGAATTGGCAAATTATATGCAAATTATGTGCAAATTATGTATACGTTTTCTTGACGCTTCGACAAAAATAGGGGTAAAATGAACTTGTTATCAAATTATGCTGAAATATTTCGAATAATTTTTTCAGTTTTTCTTATGCCAATAGTGAAAAAACATTATTGTTGTAAATTAATCTGAAAACAGCAGTCAAACATTCAAGGGGGTAATGGGGACATGAAAGGCCGCGAGTATACGTTTCGTAAGTGGCACTCATTAATGGGGGTCATTCCGGTTGGTGTCTTTTTGACGCAACATTTAATTGTAAACAACTTTGCAACAAGGGGAGCAGAGGCTTTTAACAAAGCTGCAGGCTTTATGGAGCTCCTTCCATTCCGGTATGCGCTAGAAATTTTCATCATCTTTTTACCTATACTGTACCATGCTATATATGGCTTATATATTGCATTTACAGCTAAGAACAATGCGGTATCTTACGGCTATTTCCGTAACTGGATGTTCGTCTTCCAACGAATTTCAGGTATCGTTACGCTGATCTTCATTTCTTGGCACGTCTGGGAAACTCGTATTCAAGCATTGTTAGGTAAAGAGGTAAACTATGATATGATGGCAGATATTTTAAACAACCCATTTATGTTTGGTTTCTATTTAGTTGGTGTTGTTTCAACAATTTTCCACTTTGCAAATGGACTATGGACATTCTGTATAAGCTGGGGAATTACAGTATCTCCACGTTCACAAAGAATCTCTACTTATGTAACATTAGCTATTTTCTTAGGTCTATCTTATGTAGGTGTGAGTGCATTATTAGCGTTCATCGATCCACAGCTAGCAAACCAGTAAGGAGTGGGAGAGCATGAAAGGGAAACTTATAGTAGTCGGCGGTGGCTTGGCCGGCTTAATGGCAACGATTAAAGCGGCAGAAGCAGGAGTAAATGTTGAACTATTTTCTTTAGTACCAGTAAAACGTTCACATTCTGTATGTGCCCAAGGTGGAATTAACGGTGCCGTAAATACAAAAGGTGAAGGGGATTCTCCATGGATCCACTTTGACGATACAATTTATGGTGGGGACTTCTTAGCGAACCAACCACCAGTTAAAGCGATGTGTGATGCAGCACCTGGTATTATTCATTTAATGGACCGCATGGGTGTTATGTTCAACCGTACGGAAGAAGGACTTCTGGATTTCCGTCGTTTCGGTGGAACACAACATCACCGTACAGCATTTGCTGGCGCAACAACTGGTCAACAATTACTATATGCATTAGATGAGCAAGTACGTCGTCATGAAGTAGCAGGACTTGTAACGAAATATGAAGGTTGGGATTTCTTACGAGCTGTTGTAGATGATGAAGGTGTGTGCCGAGGAATCGTCGCGCAAGACTTACAAACTATGGAGATAAAAAGTTTCCAAGCTGATGCCGTGATTATGGCAACAGGGGGCCCTGGTATCATCTTTGGAAAATCAACAAACTCTATTATTAATACAGGTACAGCAGCGTCTGCTGTATATCAACAAGGTGCATATTATGCGAACGGTGAGTTCATTCAAATTCATCCAACGGCAATTCCTGGAGACGATAAGTTACGTCTTATGAGTGAATCTGCACGTGGTGAAGGTGGACGTGTTTGGACGTATAAAGATGGTAAGCCATGGTACTTCTTAGAAGAAAAATATCCAGCTTACGGAAACCTTGTACCTCGTGATATTGCAACGCGTGAAATCTTTGATGTTTGCGTAGAGCAAAAACTAGGTATTAACGGTGAAAACATGGTGTACTTAGATCTTTCTCATAAAGATCCGAAAGAACTAGATATTAAACTTGGTGGAATTATTGAAATCTATGAGAAATTTACAGGTGATGATCCTCGTAAACTACCAATGAAAATCTTCCCAGCAGTTCACTATTCAATGGGCGGATTATGGGTTGATTATAAGCAAATGACAAGTATTCCAGGTTTATTTGCAGCAGGTGAGTGTGATTATTCTATGCACGGTGGTAACCGCCTTGGTGCGAACTCATTATTATCAGCAATTTACGGTGGTATGGTAGCAGGACCGAACGCAATTGAGTATATGAAAGGTCTTTCTAAATCATCTGATGCTGTTTCATCTACTGTATATGAGCAAAATGAATTAATTGAAACAGAGAAATTTAACAATATTTTAATGCTTGATGGTAACGAAAATGCATATGTTCTTCATAAAGAGCTTGGAGAATGGATGACAGATAACGTTACAGTAGTTCGTGAAAATAAAAAGTTACTAGAAACTGATGCGAAAATTGAAGAGTTAATGGCGCGTTACAAACGCATTAACATTAACGATACAGCAAGATGGAGTAACCAGGGTGCTTCATTTACACGCCAACTTGCAAATATGTTCGAGTTAGCACGTGTTATTACAATTGGCGCATATAACCGTAATGAAAGCCGCGGAGCGCATTACAAACCAGAATTCCCAAATCGTGATGATGCAAACTTCTTAAAAACTACGATGGCGAAATTTGAGGGAGAAGGAAAGGCACCAGCATTCCATTACGAAGAAGTGGATGTTTCATTAATTAAACCACGTAAACGTGACTATTCCTCAAAACATGATGTAGCTGCTAAGGGTGAAGAGAAGGGGGATAAACAACATGTCTGAGAAAACAATCCGCCTCATCATTACGAGACAAGATGGCCCAGATGCACAAGAGTTTGACCAAGAGTTTGAAATTCCATATCGTCCTAATATGAATATTATTTCGGCGCTTATGGAAATTCGCCGTAATCCTGTCGACTCAAAAGGGAACCAAACAACTCCGATTGCATGGGATATGAACTGCTTAGAGGAAGTATGTGGAGCATGTTCGATGGTGATTAACGGAAAACCACGTCAATCATGTACAGCCCTTATTGACCAGTTAGAGCAACCAATTCGCTTAAAGCCGATGAAGACATTCCCGATTGTACGTGATTTACAAGTTGACCGTAGCCGTATGTTTAACGCGTTAAAACGTGTTAAAGCTTGGATTCCAATCGACGGTACGTACGACCTAGGACCAGGTCCAGGAATGCCAGAGAAAAAGCGTCAATGGGCATATGAACTTTCGAAATGTATGACATGTGGTGTTTGCTTAGAGTCATGTCCGAACGTAAACAGTAAGTCTGACTTTATTGGTCCAGCACCGCTTTCACAAGCACGTTTATTTAACTCGCATCCAACTGGTGAAATGCATAAAGCAGATCGCTTACGTGCAATTATGGGTGATGGAGGACTTGCAAACTGTGGTAACTCTCAAAACTGTGTGCAATCATGTCCGAAAGGTATTCCATTAACAACTTCAATTGCAGCATTAAACCGTGATACAACAATTCAATCGTTCAAAGATTTCTTTGGTAGCGACAATAACTATTAATAAATATTGCCTCTTCATGTTGAAGAGGCAATATTTATAACTTTATATTTCTGTTTATTCAGTTTATTTTAAGGGCGAAAAGGAGAGGGAACGATGAAGAGAATTTCTTATATTGAAGACTTTGAGCAATGGGAAAGTGGTTTTTCATTTTATAATCCTGTCAAAGTTCGTTTTGGTGAAGTAGATATGTTTGGACATGTAAATAATGTCGTTGCTTTTACATATTTTGAAGAAGCGCGTATCGCATTGTTTAAAGAACTCGGATTTATGCAAGAATGGACACATGAATCATCAGAAACGATGATAGTCGTCGCAGATCTACAATGCAATTTTATTAAACAAATTTATTTTGATGAGCAGTTGAAAGTATATGTAAAGGCGGGAGCGGTTGGGAATTCCTCTTTAGATTTACACTATATGGTCAAAAATGCAGAAGGAGAAGTTTGTTTAGTTGGACGCGGTATGATGGTCCAAGCATCGAAAAAAACTGGAAGAGGCGAACCGTGGCCTGAGGAATGGAAGGAATTGCTATTATAATAGAATAAAAGAAAAATAAGAGAGCGATTCGCTCTCTTATTTTTTGTCCTCCATCGCCTCTTCTAATGTTAGGTGGTGCTTATATATGTATGTGGCGTATGGATTACCGACGTAGCGTAAGTGCCACGGTTCATATGCATACTCTGTTGTTTTTGTTTTATCCTCTAAATAACGAATGACAAATCCGAACTCATGGGCATGTTCTGCAACCCATTTTCCTTCTGCTGTCTCTCCGAAGATTGGTTCTAATTGGAATTTAGCAGATTTTGAGCTAATATCCATTGCTAGACCGGTTTGATGCTCACTTGTTCCAGGAATTGCACTTACCGAATCAGCCTCAGCTTTTCCTTGGCGTTTAATATATGTATTATGTAATGACTGTTGGCGTTTGTAAGAACGGTAACCTGAAACTGCTGTAAGTTCTAAACCTTCTTCTTTCGCTGCTTGGAACATTTTTTCAAGAGCGTCTGCAGCATCTTTGCGAAGTAATGTTTTCTCTTTATCTTTTGGACTAGTAAATGGTACGTTCGGTTTCGTCAAATCTTCTGGAATGTACCCATCTGGTAATTTACGATGTTTATTGACTAATACAAGAGCAGAATCTGGATTTGTTACAACGGAAAAATTATCATCTAGTTTCTTTGCATTATGATCAGCTTTTTGAAAAGCAGGAATCTCTTCTTTTTGGTGGTTATTATGTTTTTGATTTTCGACAGCTTTCGCTTCGTTTTGTAGTGGTGATTTAGAACCAAAGTAAACGAAAGATGTGATACCGATTACAATAGTAGCGGCAGAAATAATTATTATTTTTTTCATGATGCCCTGTAATCACAGTCCTTTCTTAATAAAATATGTATCGTTTTTATTATAAGTCTAGTTTGTTGAAAAAGAAATATAAGAGTCGTAACGTAATAGAAATGCAAAGAAAATGTCAGAAAATGTGTGAAAATGTAGTATTTTTTCATATAATTCATTTCTTATCTTTCATGAAGTTCATTTTTTATGTAATATATGTATATAAGAAGATGTAGCGATTATTGAGAATAAAAGACCTCTGGTATAGACTAGGAGTGGATGGGAATGGATTTTGCAACAATTATTGGAATCATTTTAGGAGTATTAGCGGTAGTCGTAGGGATGGTCGTCAAGGGCGCTGACATAACAGCCTTACTAAATCCTGCCGCAGCACTAATTATTTTCGTCGGTACATTTGCTGCAGTGTGTATTGCATTTCCGATGAATCAACTAAAAAGAGTTCCAAAATTATTTAAAGTTCTTTTTGGTTCAAATAAAAAAGATTTAAGTTATGAACAATTGCTAGAATTATTTGTTCATTGGACATCTGAGAGTAGAAAATACGGTATTTTGTCTTTAGAGCAACAATTAGATGAAATTGAAGATGAATTTCTTTTGCGTGGTATGAAATTTGTTATTGATGGTGTATCTGCAGAGGATTTAGAACAAATTTTAGAAGCCGAATTAGAAGCGATTGAAGAGAGACATGCAAAAGGGGCTGCTATTTTCTCGCAAGCTGGTACATATGCACCTACACTAGGGGTTTTAGGTGCTGTTATTGGTCTTGTAGCTGCACTTGGAAATTTAACTGATATTGAAAAGCTAGGGCATGCTATTTCAGGTGCGTTTATTGCAACGATTTTCGGTATTTTTTCAGGTTACGTATTATGGCATCCGTTTGCAAATAAATTAAAGCAAAAGTCTGCTGCTGAATTAGAGAAGAAACGTTTAATTATTGATTGTTTATTAATGTTACAAGAAGGTACATATCCGTTTATTATGAAGAACCGCATTTTAGGTGCACTTTCTGCAACTGAGCGTAAAAAGCTAGAAAAAGGAGCAGAAAAAAATGCGGAGTAAGAAAAATAGAAGAGGTAAAAAGAAAAAACATGATGAGCATATCGATGAAACTTGGTTAATTCCATATTCTGATATGTTAACGTTGTTATTTGCATTGTTCATCGTATTATTCGCAATGAGTAGTATAGATGCTGCGAAGTTTAAACAGATGGCAGTTGCTTTTCGAAGTGAGTTAGCCGGTGGAACAGGAAATAAAGAATTTTTAAGCGATCAAAAACCAAATGAGGAAAAAGAATTATCAGCAAATAGCCTTGAGGCAGAACAAGCAAAAAAACAAGCGGAAGATAGAGCTAAAGAAAAAAAAGAAATGGATGAGTTGAAGGCATTACAAAAAAAGATTGATCAATATATTAATGAGAAACAACTATCCTCTTCTTTTCAAACTAAGTTAACTGAAAAAGGATTAATGTTAACGATATTAGAAAATGTACTATTTGATTCAGGGAAAGCAGATGTGAAGTTGGAATCGTTAGGGATTGCAAAAGAGATGTCTAACCTACTTGTTTCAGCATCACCTCGTGAAATTACAGTATCGGGTCATACAGATACGGTTCCTATCGCAAATGCTCAGTTTGCATCAAACTGGGAGTTAAGTACACAGCGTGCAGTTAATTTTATGCAGGTGTTACTCCAAAATAAAGAATTGCAACCAGAAAAATTTAGTGCAGTTGGTTATGGAGAATACCGTTCAATTGCACCAAATGATACGCCAGAAGGAAAAGCGAAAAATAGACGTGTAGAAGTATTTATTTTACCTTTAACAAGAAATATGCAATAAAAGAGGATGGCGAAGGCCATCCTCTTTGTTATTTTGCATCAAATGATTTTAAATTGTCACGACGGATTTTGTCTTTTTCTGCATCTGATTTTTTGAAATTATAGTCATATAGAGCACCTTCCCAATCACCGTACATTGGATTAGGGAAAATGATGAATTTCTCACCAAATTGTGCTTTTGATTCTGCTACTGTTTCATTGCGATCTTTTACAGATTTTCCATCAAAACCAGTGAAATCAGATAAGTTGTCACCGAAGAATAGGACGATGTCATGTGTTTGAGAAACAAGTTCACGACGCTTTTCTTTCCCTTTTTCTTTCGGGTCCTGTAGTAATATATGTTCTTTCGTTGCTTGAGGAGCCCCTACACGCTCAAGGTTTTTAATTGTTGCATCTAGTTGATTCGTTTTACGATTTGAGATGTAGTAAATATCTACACCTTTAGACTCTGTATATTTTAAGAAATCAATAGCGCCTGGAAGAGCGTCAGCTTCAGCCTTATTAATCCAATCGTCCCATTTATAAGGATAGCCTTTTCCTGTTTTTACGCTCATTGCTTGATGAGGACTGTTATCTAAAACAGTTTCATCTAAATCAAGTACGATAGCAGGTTTTTTGCCTGTCCCTTTTGCAAGAGCTGCATCAAGCTTTAATTGACCAATATTGTAGCCTTGGTAGTAAAGTGCTTTCGTTTCGCCAGCTGTTTGATACCATAAATCGGCCATCAATTGCTGGTCTGTTAATTGTACTTTCTCTTCTTTTGCCACTGTTTTCTCAGCTGTTCCTGAACATGCTACAAGCGATGTGGAAAGAACGGCTATAGATAATAAACTGGTAATACCCCTCTTCATCTTCATATGTATCCTCCTCGATGTTAGAAAATCATCTTATATTATATATTAAAATATAAAAATTTTTTTATGAACATTTGCATATTGTCTTTTGTATATATAGTAGTATGTTCTATATTAGAAAGATGAGCAAAATAACAAAAAGTAATTTGACGTGTTTTGTTGTCAAAATGACAATTATAATTGACAAATACATCTTTATTATTTACAATTTTAACTAAATAAAACAAATGGTGGATGGGGGATCGTGATACGTATAAAAGGTTGAAATATAGTACTATATTTTATTTCGAACAATCATAGTCTTTAATAGAGAGTACGAATGATACTAAAGGGGAGGCTTTATACTTTGAGTTTACAAATTCAAAATTTAACGAAACTATTTGGGGAATCAAAGGCAGTTAACGGTTTGCAAATTTCGTTACCAAAAGGTGAAGTGTTAGGATTACTTGGACGAAATGGTGCAGGAAAAACAACAACAATCAAAATGCTTCTCGGATTATTAACGCCTAATGAAGGCTCTATTACATGGGGTGGAAAATCATTTGGGAATAGTGGGGTAACGATTGGGTATTTACCAGAAGAAAGAGGCTTATATACAAAAAGTAGAGTAATAGATCAGTTGCGATATTTTGGCAGATTAGAAGGAATGACGAAAAAAGAAGTGGATCTTGCAATTGATTACTGGTTAGAGCGCTTAGCAATCCCAGAATATAAATTCAAAACAGCAGGAGAACTTTCGAAAGGGAACCAGCAAAAAATTCAATTGATTGCTGCTCTTCTTCATGATCCAGAACTTCTTATTTTGGATGAACCATTTAGCGGACTTGATCCAGTTAATGCTGGAATGTTGGCTAGTATTATTGGAGAACAAGTACAGAGCGGAAAGACAATTATTTTATCTAGTCACCGTATGGAGCAAGTAGAGGCTTTTTGCCAACATGTATGTATTTTGAAAAAAGGTGAAGCGGTCGTAGAAGGACAATTAAGTGATATTAAGAAAGAATACGGTTTTCGTAATTTAACAATCGAAGATACAAAAGAGAATGAAAAAGGATTAGAAGCTATACATGTTTC
It encodes:
- a CDS encoding YslB family protein, which encodes MSKNTIDITSLEDVSLNAFAYELLREELLPDLIGNDLDGILYWAGRNLARKYPLETIEEVIQFFEKAGWGTLSIIEHKRREMQFQLKGTLITERQKQKRHSSYQLEAGFIAEQIQRQRNVVAESYEEQKKRSDSITFLVKWDIKDLIEV
- the motA gene encoding flagellar motor stator protein MotA, producing the protein MDFATIIGIILGVLAVVVGMVVKGADITALLNPAAALIIFVGTFAAVCIAFPMNQLKRVPKLFKVLFGSNKKDLSYEQLLELFVHWTSESRKYGILSLEQQLDEIEDEFLLRGMKFVIDGVSAEDLEQILEAELEAIEERHAKGAAIFSQAGTYAPTLGVLGAVIGLVAALGNLTDIEKLGHAISGAFIATIFGIFSGYVLWHPFANKLKQKSAAELEKKRLIIDCLLMLQEGTYPFIMKNRILGALSATERKKLEKGAEKNAE
- a CDS encoding ABC transporter ATP-binding protein, whose product is MSLQIQNLTKLFGESKAVNGLQISLPKGEVLGLLGRNGAGKTTTIKMLLGLLTPNEGSITWGGKSFGNSGVTIGYLPEERGLYTKSRVIDQLRYFGRLEGMTKKEVDLAIDYWLERLAIPEYKFKTAGELSKGNQQKIQLIAALLHDPELLILDEPFSGLDPVNAGMLASIIGEQVQSGKTIILSSHRMEQVEAFCQHVCILKKGEAVVEGQLSDIKKEYGFRNLTIEDTKENEKGLEAIHVSYEKQQGLLYVKVQDDAEALKILQQLQEQGVGLRQFKMLEPTLNEIFVERAK
- the sdhA gene encoding succinate dehydrogenase flavoprotein subunit, with product MKGKLIVVGGGLAGLMATIKAAEAGVNVELFSLVPVKRSHSVCAQGGINGAVNTKGEGDSPWIHFDDTIYGGDFLANQPPVKAMCDAAPGIIHLMDRMGVMFNRTEEGLLDFRRFGGTQHHRTAFAGATTGQQLLYALDEQVRRHEVAGLVTKYEGWDFLRAVVDDEGVCRGIVAQDLQTMEIKSFQADAVIMATGGPGIIFGKSTNSIINTGTAASAVYQQGAYYANGEFIQIHPTAIPGDDKLRLMSESARGEGGRVWTYKDGKPWYFLEEKYPAYGNLVPRDIATREIFDVCVEQKLGINGENMVYLDLSHKDPKELDIKLGGIIEIYEKFTGDDPRKLPMKIFPAVHYSMGGLWVDYKQMTSIPGLFAAGECDYSMHGGNRLGANSLLSAIYGGMVAGPNAIEYMKGLSKSSDAVSSTVYEQNELIETEKFNNILMLDGNENAYVLHKELGEWMTDNVTVVRENKKLLETDAKIEELMARYKRININDTARWSNQGASFTRQLANMFELARVITIGAYNRNESRGAHYKPEFPNRDDANFLKTTMAKFEGEGKAPAFHYEEVDVSLIKPRKRDYSSKHDVAAKGEEKGDKQHV
- the sdhB gene encoding succinate dehydrogenase iron-sulfur subunit, translating into MSEKTIRLIITRQDGPDAQEFDQEFEIPYRPNMNIISALMEIRRNPVDSKGNQTTPIAWDMNCLEEVCGACSMVINGKPRQSCTALIDQLEQPIRLKPMKTFPIVRDLQVDRSRMFNALKRVKAWIPIDGTYDLGPGPGMPEKKRQWAYELSKCMTCGVCLESCPNVNSKSDFIGPAPLSQARLFNSHPTGEMHKADRLRAIMGDGGLANCGNSQNCVQSCPKGIPLTTSIAALNRDTTIQSFKDFFGSDNNY
- the sdhC gene encoding succinate dehydrogenase cytochrome B558; its protein translation is MKGREYTFRKWHSLMGVIPVGVFLTQHLIVNNFATRGAEAFNKAAGFMELLPFRYALEIFIIFLPILYHAIYGLYIAFTAKNNAVSYGYFRNWMFVFQRISGIVTLIFISWHVWETRIQALLGKEVNYDMMADILNNPFMFGFYLVGVVSTIFHFANGLWTFCISWGITVSPRSQRISTYVTLAIFLGLSYVGVSALLAFIDPQLANQ
- a CDS encoding 5'-nucleotidase, lipoprotein e(P4) family, whose product is MKMKRGITSLLSIAVLSTSLVACSGTAEKTVAKEEKVQLTDQQLMADLWYQTAGETKALYYQGYNIGQLKLDAALAKGTGKKPAIVLDLDETVLDNSPHQAMSVKTGKGYPYKWDDWINKAEADALPGAIDFLKYTESKGVDIYYISNRKTNQLDATIKNLERVGAPQATKEHILLQDPKEKGKEKRRELVSQTHDIVLFFGDNLSDFTGFDGKSVKDRNETVAESKAQFGEKFIIFPNPMYGDWEGALYDYNFKKSDAEKDKIRRDNLKSFDAK
- a CDS encoding M15 family metallopeptidase, with the protein product MKKIIIISAATIVIGITSFVYFGSKSPLQNEAKAVENQKHNNHQKEEIPAFQKADHNAKKLDDNFSVVTNPDSALVLVNKHRKLPDGYIPEDLTKPNVPFTSPKDKEKTLLRKDAADALEKMFQAAKEEGLELTAVSGYRSYKRQQSLHNTYIKRQGKAEADSVSAIPGTSEHQTGLAMDISSKSAKFQLEPIFGETAEGKWVAEHAHEFGFVIRYLEDKTKTTEYAYEPWHLRYVGNPYATYIYKHHLTLEEAMEDKK
- the motB gene encoding flagellar motor protein MotB, coding for MRSKKNRRGKKKKHDEHIDETWLIPYSDMLTLLFALFIVLFAMSSIDAAKFKQMAVAFRSELAGGTGNKEFLSDQKPNEEKELSANSLEAEQAKKQAEDRAKEKKEMDELKALQKKIDQYINEKQLSSSFQTKLTEKGLMLTILENVLFDSGKADVKLESLGIAKEMSNLLVSASPREITVSGHTDTVPIANAQFASNWELSTQRAVNFMQVLLQNKELQPEKFSAVGYGEYRSIAPNDTPEGKAKNRRVEVFILPLTRNMQ
- a CDS encoding acyl-CoA thioesterase, whose translation is MKRISYIEDFEQWESGFSFYNPVKVRFGEVDMFGHVNNVVAFTYFEEARIALFKELGFMQEWTHESSETMIVVADLQCNFIKQIYFDEQLKVYVKAGAVGNSSLDLHYMVKNAEGEVCLVGRGMMVQASKKTGRGEPWPEEWKELLL